In Aminiphilus circumscriptus DSM 16581, the sequence AAAAAACGGACGGCGGAGTCGCAGCTTTTCCGAGGGGGATGCAGAACGAGAGCCTCCGCATCCCCCTCGCTCGTTTCCGAAGAAGCGGACCGATCAGGCGCCGATGACTCCTGCCATCTTCCGCAGTTCCCGGCGGAGAACCTTGCCCGTGGCGGAGAGGGGGAGGGACTCCACGAACTCCAGCTTGCGGGGGACCTTGTAGTGGGCGAGGCGCTCCTTGCAATGGCGGATGAGTTCCTGCTGGGAGGGAGGATTGTCGGGCTCGGGGACGACGAAGGCCGCCACGACCTCGCCGGTGAGGCGGTGCTTGGCGCCCACGGCGCCGGCCATGCGCACGCCCCGGTGTTCCTGGATGACCGTCTCCACTTCCTGGGGGTAGACGTTGAAGCCTCCCACGATGATGAGATCGCTCGCCCGGTCGAGAATGGAGATATAGCCGTCCTCGTCGATGCGCACGATATCTCCGGTATTGAACCAGCCGTCCTGGAAGCGCTCCGCCGTCATGTCCGGCGCACGGAAGTATCCCTCCGCCACGGAGGGGCTCTTTACCCAGAGGACGCCCTCGTCGGCGAGGGTGAGCAGTTTTCCTTCGACGCTTCGGATCTGCAGCTCGTAGCCGGGAAGGGCGGGGCCCACCGTGCCGAGCTTCCGGGCGGCGAGGCTGGGATTGCAGGAGACCACGGGGGAGCATTCGGTGAGGCCATATCCCTCGACGATGGCGAGCCCGAGATGCTCCCGGAGACGCCGGTCCAGTTCGGGATCGAGTTTGCCGCCGCCGGTGAGGATGTGCTTCAGGCTCGGCGGAACGGCTTCTCCCTTGGCGATGGCGCCGAGAAGGAAGGAGAGCATGGTGGGCACCGCCACGAGAAAGGTGGTTCCGGTCGCCTCCATGGCCTCGAGGGTGGTCTTGATGGGCATGAAGGAGGGAAGCAGTACCTGGGGAATGTCGAAGAGCAGGGACAGCACGCCGCACACGGAATAGCCCAGAGTGTGAAAATTGGGGAGCACGTTCATCAGGATGTTTCCCGGGGCGAAGCACTCCACGTTCTCCGCGGTATGCCGCGTGTTGTCAAGGAGATTGCCGTGGCTGATGGGAACGGCCTTGGGGTTGCCTGTGGTCCCCGACGTGGCGAAGATCACCGCCACGGAGGGATCGGTCGGAGCCGGAGGCGTTCTCTCGGAAACGGTCTTGCCCTCGAGTCTTCGCAGCGGAGGAAGGGGACCCTCCGGGGACGCGATGGCCACGGGAAAGCCCGCGTTCGCCACGGCGTTGTGGAGTTCTTCCAGGTCTTCCGTGAACACCACGCCCTCGGGATCGACGAGGTCCAGAATCCGCAGGGATGCCTCGTGCCCCGCCCGGGTGTTCAGGGGGACCACCGTGCCGCGCAATCGCCAGGCTGCCACGGAAAGGACGAGCACAAGCGGCGACGTGGGCAGGAAGAAGGCGATGCGGCTTCCTTCCCGGAATCCCGATGCCCGAAGGCTTTCTGCGCAGCGCGCCACCTCTTCCTCGAAACGGCGCCGTGTCCACCATGTTCCCTTCCACCAAAGACAGTTTTCCTCGGGGTTTGCCGCCATGCGTTCTCCGATCCGCTCTTCAAGCCGCGCACCGAGATCATCGGGATCAGTGGCGACTCGTTCACGCTTCCTCATCACGCACCTCCAAAATCGTCAGGGATAAGGGTTATTGTACAACCTTGCGCGCGGCCTGTCGCAGGGCAAAATAAAACAGGGCTCCGGGAGCTTTCGACCTTTGAGACGGTCTGGTTCCGGGCCCTGTTCGGGAGGGTGGTACGTGCGGCTGAATCCTTTTAGGTGTCAGACCGGGGGAAGACCTTCCTTTTCGCGGATTCGGGCGAGCATGTCCGCGGTCATGCGGTCCAGGTCGTATTCCGGGGCGAAGCCCCATTCCTCCCGGGCGGCGGTGCAGTCCAGCGAATCGGGCCACGATTCGGCAATGCTCTGCCGCAGGGGGTCCACGTCGTAGTCGAGGATAAACCCCGGGAGGAACTTCCGGATGGACCCGGCGATCTCCTCGGGATCAAAGCTCATGGCGGAGATGTTGAAGGCGTTGCGGTGCACCAGTTTCGACGGGTCCGCCTCCATGAGCTGCACCACCGCGGCGAGGGCGTCGGGCATGTACATCATGTCCATGTAGGTACCCCCGGCGATGAAGCTGGTGTAATGCCCCTTTCGCACCGCGTCGTAATAGATGTGCACGGCGTAGTCCGTGGTGCCTCCGCCGGGGAGCGCCTCGTAGCTGATGAGGCCGGGGAAGCGCAGACCCCGCGTGTCGAGGCCGAACTTGCGGTGGTAGTAGTCGCAGAGCAGTTCCAAGGTTACCTTGGCCACACCGTAGATGGTGGTGGGGCGCTGGATGGTGTCCTGGGGCGTGTTTTTCGACGGCGTGGAAGGACCGAAGGCGGCGATGGAGCTGGGAAAGAAGAACGCCGCGCCGCATTCCCGGGCCACCTCGAGGGCTGTGGTGGAGCCTCCAACGTTGATGTCCCAGGAGGCGAGAGGGTCACTTTCGCCCTTGGCGGAGAGCACTCCCGCGAGGTGGAGAATGCTGTCCGCGCCGAAGGATTTCGCCAGTGCGGCGAAGGCCTTGCCGTCCCGCACGTCGAGCAGGGCGAAGGGGCCGCCCTCGCCCACGGGGCCGGAAAGGGGTTTTCGGGCCGTGGCGAGGACGTTTTCCGCGCCGTAACGGCTTCGCAGGTAGGGGACGAGTTCCACGCCGATCTGGCCGCCCGCCCCGGTGACGAGGATGCGCTTCATGGGATGAGCCCCATTTCCCGGCCTACTGCGGCGAAACGCTCCACGGCAAAGCGGAGGTCGTCTTCGGAGTGCGCCGCCGAGACCATGGCCCGAATTCGGGCGGTCCCTTTGGGGACGGTGGGGTAGACGATGGCTGTGGCGAACACGCCGGCCTCGAAGAGTTTGGCGCTGAACGCCTTGGCGTCCGCCGCCTCGCCGATGATCACCGGCGTGATGGGCGTCTCGCTGGAGGCGGTGTCGAAGCCGAGGGCCTTGAGTTCTCTCTTGAGGAAATCGCCGTTGTGCCAGAGTTTCTTCACCAGATCCTCGCTTTCCTGAAGGATTTCCACGGCGGCGAGGTTCGCCGCCACATCGGGAACGGTGAGGGCGCTGCTGAAGAGGTTCGGGCGGGCCTTCTGGCGGAGGTAGTCCACAAGCTCGGCGCTTCCCGCCGCGACGCCGCCCATGACTCCGAAGGCCTTGGAGAGGGTCCCCACCTCCACGTCCACCCGGCCGTGGAGGCCGAAATGGTCCACGATGCCTCGTCCGCCCCTGCCGAGAACTCCTTCACCGTGGGCGTCGTCCACCACGACGAGCACGCCCCGGCGCTCGCAGAGGTCCACGATCTCCGGCAGGCGCGCCACATCTCCGTCCATGGAGAAGACGCCGTCCGTGACCAGAAGGGAACGCCCCTTGACGTCCCGATTCTCGTCGAGCTTGCGCTCCAGGTCCGCCAGGTCGGAGTGGGCGTAACGCACCACCTTCGCTTTGGACAGGCGGCAGGCGTCGATGATGGAGGCGTGGTTGAGGGCATCGCTGAAGATCACGTCCTCCGCGCTCGGAGCGAGGGTGGGGATGACCGCCAGATTGGCGCAGAAGCCAGACTGGACCACGATGGCGGCCTCCGCCCCCTTGAAGGCGGCGAGTTTGCGCTCCAGCTCGATGTGCGGGCTCATGGTTCCCGCGATGGTGCGCACCGCGCCGGGGCCCACGCCGTAGGTGTCCACGTACTCCTTCACCTTCGCGATCAGCCTCGGGTCGTTGCAAAGGCCGAGATAGTTGTTGGAGCAGAGGTTGAGATACCTTCTTCCCTCGATGGTGACCCAGGCTCCCTGGGGGCTTTCGATGGTGCGGATCGTTCCGTAGAGCCCGGCCTGCTTCATCGCGTCGAGCTCTTCCGTGAGAAAGGACATGGGAACGGCCATGAACATCACTCCCCGTCGCGTTTTGTTTTGTGTGTCTTCTTCAGTATGAAAAGGAAAGAGAGGAGGTGTCAATGGCGTATAATCGAAGGGGTTTTCGTATAATCGGTGGGGAGAAAATATAACGGAACCGAACGGAAACGAACGGAAACGAAGGGAGAACGAGCACATGGCGGGGGCGAATGGAGTCGGCGGCGCGAAGGAGGACCTTTCCCTCGAAGAGCTGGCGGCGGGCATGAGCGGTAATACCTCCGCTCCCTACTACATCGCGGAGGTGCTCCGGGAGGCCATCTACCGAGGCATGCTGGAGGAGGGGCAACCGCTGCATCAGGCACAGCTCGCCCAGCGGCTCGGCGTGAGCCCCATTCCCCTCCGGGAGGCGCTGCGCCTTCTCGAGACGGAGGGACTCGTGCACTTTCAGGGATATCGCGGTGCCGTCGTGACGCCGCTCTCTCTGGAGGAGGCGGGAGAACTCTACGAAATGGTGGCCGCCCTGGAGACGCACCTTCTGCGCATCGCTTTCCCGCGCATCACCCGCCGGGTGGTGGAGGACGCGGAACGGACGCTCCTCTCGATGGAGAACGAGCGGGACTGTCTCAAGTGGCGGGACCTGAACCAGATGTTCCACAACCTCTTCTACGAACCCGCGGACCGGCCGCTCACACTGGACGTGCTCGCCCGGCTGCGGCGGAAGACCGACCGGTACATCCGCATTCATCTCGCCTCGATGCGGGACGAGTCCCAGCGGCAGCACAAGGAGATTCTGAACGCGGTGGAGGCCCGGAACTGCGAGGCCGCCATCGCGGCACTGACGGCCCACCTGGCTTACACATCCAACGATCTCCAGTCCTGTATGCGGTTGGAACATGCCGCGGACAGGCGGCGGGTTCGAGGGGGCTGAGGCGCCTCCGGTCAGGGGTGGGGGAAAGGACTCTCCGAAAGGACGTTCAAGTTCAGGAAGACGACCAGGCGGGTACACCTCGAGGACAGAAAGGAGACTGCTCGTGAAACCGAAGGTTCTCGTGACGCGCAGCATTCCCGAGGCAGGACTTGCCCTGCTGCGGGAGCGGGTTGATCTGGAGATCGGTCCCTCGGAGGGATTCATGCCCCGGGAGGTGCTTCTGGCGAAACTGCCCCTCTTCGACGGCGTGCTCTGCCTCCTGAAGGACCGCATGGACCGGGAGGCCCTGGACGCGGCGACGCGCCTCAAGGTGCTGAGCAACTACGGCGTCGGCTACGACAACATCGATGTTCCCTACGCGACGGCGAAGGGCATCGTGGTGACCAACACGCCGGACGTGCTCACCGAGGCCACGGCGGACATGGCTTTTGCGCTGCTCCTCGCCGTGGCGCGGCGTCTTTCCGAGGCGGAGCGCATCGCTCGGGAGGGGAAATGGGCCTGGGCGCCGGACTTTCTGTTGGGTGCGGATCTCCACGGCGCCACGCTTGGCCTGGTTGGATTCGGTCGCATCGGCAAGGCCGTGGCCCGGCGGGCCAAGGGGTTCGGCCTGCGGATTCGCTACACCCTGGCCCGTCCCTCCGCCGAGGGGGACGAGCTGGGGGCGGTGCATGTGCCGATTCCGGAGGACCTTCTGGCGGAGAGCGATTTCGTCAGTCTGCACGTTCCTCTGGTGGCGGAGACGAGGCACTTCATGAACGAGGAGCGGTTCCGCCGGATGAAGCCCGGGGCGATTTTCGTCAACACCGGCCGGGGCGGCCTGGTGGACCAGGAGGCGCTTGCCCGGGCGCTGAACGAGGGATGGATCGCCGGAGCGGGACTGGATGTCTTCGATCCGGAGCCACTTCCCGCGGAACACCCCCTCTTTCGGGCGAAGAACCTTCTTCCGGCGCCGCACATTGGGTCCGCCACGCCGAACGCCCGAAACGGCATGGCGGTCTGCGCAGCCACGAACCTCCTTGCCGTGCTGGAGGGGCGAACGCCGCCGAATCCAGTTCTGGTTTGAGTACGAACGCGGAGGGCTCTCAGGGACAGACTCGACGTCCGTTGCGTTTGACGTATTCTTTCAAGAAGCCTTGCGGTTCCGTTCCCCGTTCATTTCCACTCGACTTCACTTGACGTATCCAAAGAAACGAGGGCGACCTTCTCGTCGGAGGCCACCCTCGTTTGTCGTCGCGTTGACGCTCTAACAAGAGCAGGACGTCAGCGAATGGCGTAGAGAACTCCTTCGGTATCGCCGAAGAGAAGCAGCCCGTCCACGAGGACAGGAGCAGTCACGATTTCGCCGCTTGCCTTGTACGTCCAGAGTTTTCGGCCGGAGCGCGCGTCCAGGGCGTAAAGGTTCCAGTCCGTGCCGCCCACGAAGACCACACCGTTTGCGTGGGCCGGGGAGGACGTCACGGGGCCGCCCGTCGCGAAGGTCCAGCGCACGGCTCCCGTTGCGGCATCGAGGGCGTAGACGTTGCCGTCGTCACAGCCCACGAAGAGCATGCCTCCCGCTACAGCGGGCGAAGAGGCGATGGGACCTCCGAGAAGGGTTTGCCACTTGGGAATAACCCCCTTGATCTGCACGGCGTAGACCTTGCCGTCGAAACTCGCGTACCAGACCCAGCCGCCTGCGGTGACGGGAGAGGCGTCCACGGACCCCCCCGTGTAGGCACCCCAGGCTTCTTTGCCCGATGCGGTGTCGATGGCGCGGAAGCGGCCGTCGTGATCCCCGATGAAGAGGAGGTTGTCCGCCACGGCGGCGCTCCCGGCGAACCAGCGTTTTCCCTCGAAGGTCCATTTCACGTTTCCCGACGCGGCATCGAGGGCGTAGAGCGTCCCCGCGAAGTTGCCGATGTAGACCGAGCCGCCCGTCACGGCGGGAGAGGCAAAGATGGCGTCTCCCGTGTTGGTGCTCCACTTGACCTTTCCGGATGCGGTGGAGAGGGCGTAGACCGTGCCGCCGTAGGTGCCGAAATAGGCGACGCCCCCCACGACCGCGGGTGAACCGAGGATGGACCCGTCGGCCTTGAAGCTCCAGATGGGATTTCCCGTGCGGAGGTTCACCGCGAAAAACTCTCCGTCGGCATTGCCGAAGAAGACCACGTTTCCCACGACGGCGGGGGATCCTGTGATCTTGGAACTGGTGGGAAGCATCCAGGCGAGCTGCCCCGACGGCAGGGACGTCACCTGAAAATTCCCTGTGTTGCCCAGGTCTCCACGGAACTGGGGCACCGTGGTTCCCGCGAACGCGGGCAGGGCGAGGGCGAGAAGAAATGCCGCGATAATGCACACGCGAAAGCTTCTGGCGCTCATGGTCGTACCTCCCTTCGAACTGCGTCGCCTAAAACCGCGGCGACGGATCGGACGTGACCGGTTTCCGGCGGTGCGGAAAGGGTCAGATCGGTGATTTCGTACGTGGGAATATCATACTCCCCCTCTCGAAGGGAGACAACGCGCCATTTCCCCGAGACGACAGCTCGCCGAAGCG encodes:
- a CDS encoding AMP-binding protein; amino-acid sequence: MRKRERVATDPDDLGARLEERIGERMAANPEENCLWWKGTWWTRRRFEEEVARCAESLRASGFREGSRIAFFLPTSPLVLVLSVAAWRLRGTVVPLNTRAGHEASLRILDLVDPEGVVFTEDLEELHNAVANAGFPVAIASPEGPLPPLRRLEGKTVSERTPPAPTDPSVAVIFATSGTTGNPKAVPISHGNLLDNTRHTAENVECFAPGNILMNVLPNFHTLGYSVCGVLSLLFDIPQVLLPSFMPIKTTLEAMEATGTTFLVAVPTMLSFLLGAIAKGEAVPPSLKHILTGGGKLDPELDRRLREHLGLAIVEGYGLTECSPVVSCNPSLAARKLGTVGPALPGYELQIRSVEGKLLTLADEGVLWVKSPSVAEGYFRAPDMTAERFQDGWFNTGDIVRIDEDGYISILDRASDLIIVGGFNVYPQEVETVIQEHRGVRMAGAVGAKHRLTGEVVAAFVVPEPDNPPSQQELIRHCKERLAHYKVPRKLEFVESLPLSATGKVLRRELRKMAGVIGA
- a CDS encoding NAD-dependent epimerase/dehydratase family protein, encoding MKRILVTGAGGQIGVELVPYLRSRYGAENVLATARKPLSGPVGEGGPFALLDVRDGKAFAALAKSFGADSILHLAGVLSAKGESDPLASWDINVGGSTTALEVARECGAAFFFPSSIAAFGPSTPSKNTPQDTIQRPTTIYGVAKVTLELLCDYYHRKFGLDTRGLRFPGLISYEALPGGGTTDYAVHIYYDAVRKGHYTSFIAGGTYMDMMYMPDALAAVVQLMEADPSKLVHRNAFNISAMSFDPEEIAGSIRKFLPGFILDYDVDPLRQSIAESWPDSLDCTAAREEWGFAPEYDLDRMTADMLARIREKEGLPPV
- a CDS encoding glycine C-acetyltransferase, which produces MAVPMSFLTEELDAMKQAGLYGTIRTIESPQGAWVTIEGRRYLNLCSNNYLGLCNDPRLIAKVKEYVDTYGVGPGAVRTIAGTMSPHIELERKLAAFKGAEAAIVVQSGFCANLAVIPTLAPSAEDVIFSDALNHASIIDACRLSKAKVVRYAHSDLADLERKLDENRDVKGRSLLVTDGVFSMDGDVARLPEIVDLCERRGVLVVVDDAHGEGVLGRGGRGIVDHFGLHGRVDVEVGTLSKAFGVMGGVAAGSAELVDYLRQKARPNLFSSALTVPDVAANLAAVEILQESEDLVKKLWHNGDFLKRELKALGFDTASSETPITPVIIGEAADAKAFSAKLFEAGVFATAIVYPTVPKGTARIRAMVSAAHSEDDLRFAVERFAAVGREMGLIP
- a CDS encoding GntR family transcriptional regulator, which gives rise to MAGANGVGGAKEDLSLEELAAGMSGNTSAPYYIAEVLREAIYRGMLEEGQPLHQAQLAQRLGVSPIPLREALRLLETEGLVHFQGYRGAVVTPLSLEEAGELYEMVAALETHLLRIAFPRITRRVVEDAERTLLSMENERDCLKWRDLNQMFHNLFYEPADRPLTLDVLARLRRKTDRYIRIHLASMRDESQRQHKEILNAVEARNCEAAIAALTAHLAYTSNDLQSCMRLEHAADRRRVRGG
- a CDS encoding 2-hydroxyacid dehydrogenase — its product is MKPKVLVTRSIPEAGLALLRERVDLEIGPSEGFMPREVLLAKLPLFDGVLCLLKDRMDREALDAATRLKVLSNYGVGYDNIDVPYATAKGIVVTNTPDVLTEATADMAFALLLAVARRLSEAERIAREGKWAWAPDFLLGADLHGATLGLVGFGRIGKAVARRAKGFGLRIRYTLARPSAEGDELGAVHVPIPEDLLAESDFVSLHVPLVAETRHFMNEERFRRMKPGAIFVNTGRGGLVDQEALARALNEGWIAGAGLDVFDPEPLPAEHPLFRAKNLLPAPHIGSATPNARNGMAVCAATNLLAVLEGRTPPNPVLV
- a CDS encoding PQQ-binding-like beta-propeller repeat protein; its protein translation is MSARSFRVCIIAAFLLALALPAFAGTTVPQFRGDLGNTGNFQVTSLPSGQLAWMLPTSSKITGSPAVVGNVVFFGNADGEFFAVNLRTGNPIWSFKADGSILGSPAVVGGVAYFGTYGGTVYALSTASGKVKWSTNTGDAIFASPAVTGGSVYIGNFAGTLYALDAASGNVKWTFEGKRWFAGSAAVADNLLFIGDHDGRFRAIDTASGKEAWGAYTGGSVDASPVTAGGWVWYASFDGKVYAVQIKGVIPKWQTLLGGPIASSPAVAGGMLFVGCDDGNVYALDAATGAVRWTFATGGPVTSSPAHANGVVFVGGTDWNLYALDARSGRKLWTYKASGEIVTAPVLVDGLLLFGDTEGVLYAIR